The DNA region TTCGGAGCTCCTTGAATAAGGCGCTCGACATGAAAACGCGAGAAGCCATCAGTCTCATCGTCTCCGAGGTGAACGGCTGCAATTACTGCCTGGCGGTTCACACCTATGCGGCCAACATGGCCAAAATGCCGGCCGAGGAAATCATTCTCGCGCGGCAGGGGCATGCCAGCGACCCGAAGCGCGATGCCGCCGTCCAGTTTGCGCGCAAAGTCATCGAAGCCCGCGGCCAGGTCAGTGACGCTGACGTGCAAGCGGTGCGCGACGTCGGCTACTCGGATGCAAACATCATGGAGATCGTCTCAATGGTGGCGATGTTCTCCCTGACGAACTTTTTCAATAACGTGTTCGACCCGGATAAGGATTATCCCGCCGTACCACCGGCTGGCTCGATCTGAATGCCGACAAATCCAGGAGAAAGAAAGTGATACTCGATCATCCAATTTTCACGCGCTGGCCAGCGCAGTACCCCGATCGGCTGCAACTCTTTTCTCTGCCGACGCCCAATGGCGTGAAGGTCGGCATCATGCTTGAGGAAACCGGCCTGGCCTATGAGCCGCACCGGATCGACATCATGGCGAACGAAAAC from Pirellulales bacterium includes:
- a CDS encoding peroxidase-related enzyme (This protein belongs to a clade of uncharacterized proteins related to peroxidases such as the alkylhydroperoxidase AhpD.), whose translation is MPRTTALTPDQVPADSKPTLDAFSKILGFTPNMLATFAQSPIAFNAWATFRSSLNKALDMKTREAISLIVSEVNGCNYCLAVHTYAANMAKMPAEEIILARQGHASDPKRDAAVQFARKVIEARGQVSDADVQAVRDVGYSDANIMEIVSMVAMFSLTNFFNNVFDPDKDYPAVPPAGSI